Proteins encoded within one genomic window of Haloarcula marismortui ATCC 43049:
- a CDS encoding ABC transporter permease → MNVAVTVDAREDIPAWLSYGTPVFTVLAALAVSAIALVVLDVNPVAAYTTMFVDTLVTEFGLSETLTKAVPLILTGLAVYLPLKAGLFNIGAEGQLVAGALAGTWIGLNVSLPGLALIPLMFVAAAVAGGIWAGIPAYLRAKWDVNEIITSLLLTFVALEIQSYLLRGPMQGGTGNFPQSDRFSEAATIPELFGGVHAGLLAALCMVVVTYVLMTRTRLGFEITFVGSNDEAAQQAGMSKFYVYLLVFVVGGAFAAMGGISEIAGAQGRYRAGFEPGYGFTAIPIALLGRNSAFKVMLAGLFFAVLFVGGSSMEVAFGVPAALVEIIQALVILFLITAEFFKSYRVGIDLKRGPAETPAQPQRGDD, encoded by the coding sequence ATGAACGTCGCAGTAACCGTCGATGCGCGCGAGGACATTCCGGCCTGGCTCTCCTACGGGACGCCCGTGTTCACCGTGCTGGCTGCACTGGCGGTGAGCGCTATCGCGCTGGTCGTCCTCGACGTGAACCCTGTCGCGGCGTACACGACGATGTTCGTTGACACGCTCGTGACCGAGTTCGGTCTCAGTGAGACGCTAACAAAGGCGGTTCCGCTGATCCTCACGGGTCTGGCGGTGTATCTCCCGTTGAAAGCAGGCCTGTTCAATATCGGTGCCGAAGGACAACTCGTCGCCGGCGCGCTTGCAGGGACGTGGATCGGGCTGAACGTCTCGCTCCCGGGCCTCGCACTGATTCCGCTGATGTTCGTCGCTGCAGCCGTAGCCGGCGGTATCTGGGCTGGTATTCCGGCGTACCTGCGTGCGAAGTGGGACGTCAACGAGATCATCACGTCGCTACTGCTGACGTTCGTCGCGCTCGAAATCCAGAGCTACCTGCTCCGGGGACCGATGCAGGGCGGGACCGGGAACTTCCCGCAATCAGACCGGTTTTCCGAGGCCGCGACGATTCCGGAACTGTTCGGCGGTGTCCACGCTGGGCTGCTCGCCGCCCTCTGCATGGTCGTCGTGACGTATGTCCTGATGACGAGAACGCGACTCGGGTTCGAAATCACGTTCGTCGGCTCGAACGACGAGGCCGCCCAGCAGGCCGGGATGAGCAAGTTCTACGTGTATCTGCTCGTGTTTGTCGTCGGGGGCGCGTTCGCGGCCATGGGCGGCATCAGCGAGATCGCCGGCGCACAGGGTCGATACCGTGCCGGGTTCGAACCCGGATACGGCTTTACAGCCATTCCCATCGCGCTGCTCGGTCGCAACAGCGCGTTCAAGGTGATGCTCGCTGGCCTGTTTTTCGCCGTGCTGTTCGTCGGCGGGTCAAGCATGGAAGTGGCATTCGGTGTGCCCGCGGCGCTGGTCGAGATCATCCAGGCGCTGGTCATTCTCTTCCTGATCACGGCGGAGTTTTTCAAGAGCTACCGTGTCGGTATCGACCTAAAACGCGGGCCAGCGGAGACGCCAGCCCAGCCACAGCGGGGTGACGACTGA
- a CDS encoding (2Fe-2S)-binding protein, producing MPKTGGYSVDIELTINGERTIVEAGSGDDLATVLRQRGYIDVKCGCDGGTCGASKVFVDGDVRMACGMEATDADGSEIQTVAALGTQADLHPVQQAFVDNFAVQCGFCIPGMVIEAVALLDSNPDPTEREVREALDDNVCRCTGYQKPVEAVLDAAQRMQGEQSVAADGGHPVTVAQHRDESTSCCGGGCDE from the coding sequence ATGCCGAAAACTGGAGGGTACTCTGTGGATATTGAACTCACAATCAACGGCGAGCGGACGATAGTCGAAGCCGGGTCAGGGGACGACCTGGCGACGGTTTTGAGACAGCGCGGCTACATCGACGTAAAATGTGGCTGCGACGGCGGGACCTGCGGTGCATCGAAGGTATTCGTCGATGGGGACGTGCGAATGGCCTGCGGGATGGAGGCGACAGACGCCGACGGGAGTGAGATACAGACCGTCGCGGCGCTCGGGACACAGGCCGACCTGCACCCGGTCCAGCAGGCGTTCGTTGACAACTTCGCCGTCCAGTGCGGATTCTGTATTCCGGGCATGGTGATCGAGGCGGTCGCGCTGCTGGATTCGAATCCCGACCCAACCGAGCGGGAGGTTCGGGAGGCCTTAGACGACAACGTCTGTCGCTGCACTGGCTATCAGAAACCGGTCGAAGCCGTGCTGGACGCAGCACAGCGAATGCAGGGGGAACAGTCTGTCGCCGCAGACGGCGGCCACCCGGTCACTGTGGCACAGCATAGAGACGAGTCGACCAGTTGCTGTGGAGGTGGCTGCGATGAGTAA
- a CDS encoding ABC transporter permease — MVSFIAGLLDATVQAATVLLLAGMGELISERAGVLNLGVEGMMLVGALGGFITTVLTGSHWLGFGVGILLGMVLALVHAFLCITLKSNQVISGVMLTLLGTGLTTFFGSGWVEESISGFPQITFPLVGQYLVGIPVIGEALFRSTATDYLALGLLVVVWYSLHHSNLGLEMIAVGEDPEMADTMGVSVFRLRYLAVLIGGGFAGAAGAHLSLAFSQLWVPGMTAGRGWIAVALVIFAQWRPRRMLVGAYLFGLLDALRIRSQSISLTLGPDAPLAGVINPIVEFLMTPQIMGTYPYLATIIVLAYAVIRTKSDQLAVPSALLQSYSRETD; from the coding sequence ATGGTGAGCTTCATCGCCGGCCTGCTCGATGCGACTGTTCAGGCGGCGACGGTGCTTCTCCTCGCTGGGATGGGCGAACTCATCAGCGAGCGGGCGGGCGTCCTCAACCTCGGCGTCGAGGGCATGATGCTGGTCGGCGCACTCGGGGGATTCATCACGACCGTCCTCACGGGGAGCCACTGGCTCGGATTCGGCGTCGGCATCCTCCTCGGGATGGTGCTGGCGCTGGTCCACGCGTTCCTCTGTATCACGCTGAAGTCGAACCAGGTCATCAGCGGCGTCATGCTGACGCTGCTTGGGACCGGACTGACGACCTTTTTCGGCTCCGGCTGGGTCGAAGAATCGATCAGCGGCTTCCCGCAGATAACGTTCCCGCTCGTCGGTCAGTACCTTGTCGGTATCCCGGTCATCGGCGAGGCCCTCTTCCGGAGCACGGCAACGGACTACCTCGCGCTCGGCCTGCTGGTCGTGGTCTGGTACTCCCTGCACCACTCGAATCTCGGGCTGGAGATGATTGCTGTCGGTGAGGACCCGGAGATGGCGGACACGATGGGCGTGTCCGTGTTCAGACTGCGGTACCTCGCGGTGCTCATCGGCGGCGGGTTCGCTGGCGCGGCCGGCGCTCACCTCTCGCTGGCCTTCTCACAGCTCTGGGTCCCCGGCATGACCGCGGGCCGGGGCTGGATCGCTGTCGCGCTGGTTATCTTCGCGCAGTGGCGGCCCCGCCGGATGCTCGTGGGGGCGTATCTGTTCGGGCTGCTCGACGCGCTCCGCATTCGCTCCCAGTCGATCTCGTTGACGCTTGGCCCCGATGCGCCCCTCGCGGGCGTCATCAATCCCATCGTCGAGTTCCTCATGACGCCACAGATCATGGGGACGTACCCGTATCTGGCGACGATTATCGTGCTGGCGTACGCCGTCATCCGGACCAAGAGCGACCAGCTTGCCGTCCCCTCGGCGCTGTTGCAGTCCTACAGTCGCGAGACGGACTGA
- a CDS encoding BMP family ABC transporter substrate-binding protein: protein MVNTNRTISRREMLGALGATGVTALAGCSGGSDDTDTADGTTTSGDGGSGSDSVTAAWVYISEVGDLGWSWAHDEGRKTVDEEYDWLETEYTEAVAPEDSERVFEQYAQGDADIVFGTTFGYQDPMFNIAEQYPDTYFEHATGYRTRENMGRYMGRIYQPRYLAGQAAGMVTENNTIGYVAAFPIPEVIRSINAMALGARSVNPDATFKIRWVNAWFDPQTSKQAANSLIDEGCDVISQEQDSPAPVRAANEADVWASGYNAPMGEFGGDNYLISPVWNWEEVYGPAVSAVRDGTWEADAFWGGMETNLPTLDEWGPEVPQEVKDTVAETEEQIVNGELDVWAGSPFEGESDEFLFQEMNSFVDAVEGEVPE from the coding sequence ATGGTGAATACCAACCGAACGATATCGCGGCGGGAGATGCTGGGTGCCCTCGGGGCGACAGGAGTAACCGCACTAGCCGGCTGTAGTGGTGGAAGCGACGACACAGACACGGCTGACGGCACGACGACCAGCGGCGATGGGGGCTCCGGGTCGGACTCCGTCACGGCTGCCTGGGTGTACATCTCAGAGGTGGGCGACCTCGGATGGTCTTGGGCTCACGACGAGGGGCGAAAGACGGTCGACGAGGAGTACGACTGGCTGGAAACCGAGTACACGGAAGCTGTCGCGCCAGAGGACTCGGAACGCGTTTTCGAGCAGTACGCGCAGGGTGATGCTGACATCGTCTTCGGGACGACGTTTGGCTACCAGGACCCGATGTTCAACATTGCGGAACAGTACCCCGACACGTACTTCGAACACGCGACCGGCTATCGCACCCGGGAGAACATGGGACGGTACATGGGCCGGATCTACCAGCCCCGGTATCTCGCCGGGCAGGCGGCCGGGATGGTAACCGAGAACAACACCATCGGCTACGTCGCCGCGTTCCCGATCCCCGAAGTCATTCGCTCCATCAACGCGATGGCGCTCGGCGCGCGGTCGGTGAACCCGGACGCGACATTCAAAATCCGGTGGGTCAACGCGTGGTTCGACCCCCAGACCTCAAAGCAGGCGGCCAACTCGCTTATCGATGAAGGGTGTGACGTCATCTCGCAAGAGCAGGACTCCCCCGCTCCGGTCAGGGCCGCAAACGAGGCGGATGTGTGGGCCTCCGGCTACAACGCGCCGATGGGCGAGTTCGGCGGCGACAACTACCTCATCTCACCAGTGTGGAACTGGGAAGAGGTGTACGGCCCGGCCGTCTCCGCAGTCCGGGACGGAACCTGGGAAGCCGATGCCTTCTGGGGCGGCATGGAGACGAACCTGCCCACGCTCGACGAGTGGGGACCGGAGGTCCCCCAAGAGGTCAAAGACACCGTCGCCGAGACGGAAGAACAAATCGTCAACGGCGAACTCGATGTCTGGGCCGGTTCGCCGTTCGAGGGCGAGAGCGACGAGTTCCTGTTCCAGGAGATGAACAGTTTCGTCGACGCTGTCGAAGGCGAAGTACCGGAGTAA
- a CDS encoding N-acyl-D-amino-acid deacylase family protein: protein MTELSAASIAFRDARVLDGSGRPPFTASVRVADGRIDAISEAPLAADRVVDLDGSYLAPGFIDMHAHSELRLFENPGAREKLTQGITTEVLGQDGVSVAPVPPNLTDEWAERVKSLDGTLGETWPWHTVSGYLEALESVEPAVNCAYYAPHGNIRSMLAGFEDRPLSGEHVVAAGPVTGQRLDRPKSDHDTAPGELDAIRQELEVALEEGAFGMSKGMIYPPSSYARDDELVALADTLAKRDSFMISHVWNETDRVVESIDRYLDICRRGGCHAHVSHLKVGGQQNWGDSEAVLDLFDDAVDRGQRVTFDQYPYTAGSTMLTALLPPWARQGDSEAIRHRLNSAAVRDRIAADISQPGDWENLAYAAGSWDNILITRTGSGRYQGDTIADIAAEMDREPVDAMCELLVAEELDVTMADFVMAETDIERFLADDRGTFCTDGIFGGKPHPRAIGAFSRILERYVRERNVLSPELLAYKAAGNPADILGLRDRGYVREGYIADLVAFDLDSVSANATYENPFQFSDGMEYVLVGGEIAVRDGELTGERNGDVLRSYEEWGGATRPELDRAADD from the coding sequence ATGACCGAGCTGAGTGCCGCGTCCATCGCGTTCAGAGACGCGCGGGTGCTGGACGGGAGCGGTCGCCCTCCGTTCACTGCGAGCGTGCGTGTCGCCGACGGTCGAATCGACGCTATCAGCGAAGCCCCGCTTGCGGCCGACCGCGTTGTCGACCTCGACGGGTCGTATCTCGCACCGGGGTTCATCGATATGCACGCACATTCGGAGCTGCGGCTTTTCGAGAATCCCGGTGCCAGGGAGAAACTGACGCAGGGTATCACGACGGAGGTCCTCGGACAGGACGGGGTCAGCGTCGCTCCGGTGCCGCCGAACCTCACCGACGAGTGGGCGGAACGGGTCAAATCACTCGACGGCACGCTCGGCGAAACGTGGCCCTGGCACACCGTCTCTGGCTATCTCGAAGCGCTCGAATCCGTCGAGCCTGCTGTCAACTGTGCGTACTACGCCCCACACGGCAACATCAGGTCGATGCTGGCCGGATTCGAGGACCGCCCACTCAGCGGTGAACACGTCGTCGCCGCCGGACCAGTCACCGGTCAACGGCTGGACAGACCGAAGTCAGACCACGACACAGCCCCCGGTGAGCTCGATGCGATTCGACAGGAACTCGAAGTAGCGCTTGAAGAAGGCGCGTTCGGCATGTCCAAAGGGATGATATACCCCCCGAGTTCGTATGCCCGCGACGACGAACTGGTGGCGCTTGCGGATACCCTCGCCAAGCGTGACTCGTTTATGATCTCTCACGTCTGGAACGAGACGGACCGTGTGGTCGAATCTATCGACCGGTATCTCGATATCTGTCGCCGCGGCGGCTGTCACGCCCACGTCTCACATCTCAAGGTCGGCGGCCAGCAGAACTGGGGGGACTCCGAGGCTGTGCTTGACCTGTTCGACGACGCCGTCGACCGTGGTCAGCGGGTCACCTTCGACCAGTATCCGTACACCGCCGGGTCGACGATGCTTACCGCGCTGTTGCCGCCGTGGGCACGGCAGGGCGATTCAGAGGCCATCCGGCACCGCCTCAACTCCGCGGCTGTTCGCGACCGCATCGCCGCTGATATTTCCCAGCCGGGTGACTGGGAGAATCTCGCGTACGCCGCCGGGTCGTGGGACAATATCCTCATCACACGGACCGGGAGCGGCCGCTATCAGGGTGATACCATCGCGGACATCGCCGCCGAGATGGACCGCGAGCCGGTCGACGCGATGTGTGAACTACTCGTCGCGGAGGAGTTGGACGTGACGATGGCCGACTTCGTGATGGCCGAAACTGATATCGAGCGGTTTCTCGCGGACGACCGTGGTACGTTCTGCACGGACGGCATCTTCGGCGGAAAGCCCCACCCGCGGGCTATCGGGGCGTTCAGCCGCATCCTCGAACGGTACGTCCGTGAACGGAACGTGCTCTCGCCGGAACTGCTGGCGTACAAAGCCGCAGGCAACCCGGCTGATATCCTCGGCCTCAGGGACCGCGGTTACGTCCGTGAGGGGTACATCGCGGACCTCGTGGCTTTTGATCTCGACTCGGTGTCGGCGAACGCGACCTACGAGAACCCGTTCCAGTTCTCCGACGGGATGGAGTACGTCCTCGTCGGCGGCGAGATTGCCGTTCGGGACGGCGAACTGACCGGCGAGCGAAACGGCGACGTGCTCCGCTCCTACGAGGAATGGGGTGGTGCGACTCGCCCCGAACTTGACCGCGCTGCTGATGACTGA
- a CDS encoding BMP family ABC transporter substrate-binding protein has protein sequence MVDKKHTRSRRELLTALGAAGITGLAGCSGGGDGGDGEATTDTGDGGAGDGTATSSDGMDSITAAWVYNSEVGDLGWSWAHNEGRKAVAEEYDWLETEYTEAVAPADSERVFEQYAQGDADIIFGCTFEYQDPMASVAEQYSDTYFEHNTGYLTMENMGRYMGRIYQPRYLAGQAAGTVTETDTLGYVAAFPIPEVIRGINAYALGAASVNDSATLKVRWTNSWFDPPTESEAANALLDEDVDVMAQHQDSPAALRAASDAGIWATGYDAPMGDIAGENYLTSPIWHWEEFYGPTIESVRDGSWESDAYWEGIESGICSLDDWGPEVPQEAKDTVSESRSAILDGELDVWAGSAFEGENDEFLFQEMSSYVDAVEGEVPN, from the coding sequence ATGGTTGACAAGAAACATACCAGATCGAGACGGGAGTTACTGACAGCACTTGGCGCGGCAGGAATAACCGGGTTAGCCGGTTGTAGCGGTGGTGGTGACGGGGGCGATGGCGAGGCAACCACCGACACCGGCGACGGCGGGGCTGGTGACGGTACTGCGACCAGCAGTGACGGCATGGATTCGATTACCGCCGCATGGGTGTACAACTCGGAGGTCGGTGACCTCGGCTGGTCGTGGGCCCACAACGAAGGGCGGAAGGCAGTCGCAGAAGAGTACGACTGGCTAGAGACCGAGTACACCGAGGCTGTCGCCCCAGCCGATTCCGAGCGAGTGTTCGAACAGTACGCACAGGGTGATGCCGATATCATCTTCGGCTGTACGTTCGAGTATCAGGACCCGATGGCGTCCGTGGCGGAGCAGTACTCCGACACGTACTTCGAGCACAACACGGGCTACCTGACGATGGAGAACATGGGGCGGTATATGGGCCGGATCTACCAGCCCCGGTATCTCGCCGGGCAGGCGGCCGGGACCGTGACGGAGACAGACACGCTGGGATACGTGGCGGCGTTCCCGATTCCGGAGGTCATCCGCGGTATCAACGCCTACGCGCTCGGAGCCGCGTCTGTCAACGACAGCGCGACGCTGAAGGTCAGATGGACGAACTCCTGGTTCGACCCCCCGACCGAGAGCGAGGCGGCAAACGCCTTGCTGGACGAGGATGTCGACGTGATGGCCCAGCACCAGGACTCCCCCGCTGCACTCCGTGCAGCCTCCGATGCGGGTATCTGGGCGACCGGCTACGACGCCCCGATGGGCGACATCGCCGGTGAGAACTATCTCACGTCCCCGATCTGGCACTGGGAGGAGTTCTACGGTCCAACCATCGAATCTGTCAGGGACGGCAGCTGGGAATCCGATGCATACTGGGAAGGCATCGAGTCGGGTATCTGTAGTTTAGACGACTGGGGGCCAGAGGTGCCACAGGAAGCGAAAGACACCGTTTCGGAGTCGCGGTCGGCGATACTTGACGGAGAACTGGATGTCTGGGCCGGTTCGGCGTTCGAGGGCGAGAATGACGAGTTCCTCTTCCAAGAGATGAGTAGCTACGTCGACGCCGTCGAGGGCGAGGTCCCCAACTGA
- a CDS encoding Zn-dependent hydrolase translates to MPSVSLDSERFRRRFDTFNKIGATERGGVNRPSLSDENKAARDTLVEWFREAGLEVRIDTMGNIFGRRDGTDSDAAPVLFGSHIDSQYNGGRYDGVIGVLGGLEVIEAFNDAGVTTERPLEVVDWSNEEGVRFQPDMLGSGVYCDIFDLDYAYEREDKESRRFGDELERIGYKGETSCEADDIHCYFEMHVEQGPFLEQQDIPVAAVEGVFGFSWLNVTFEGQANHAGPTPMDMRHDAFVATADVTRAVRRITATEGTDLVGTVGSVDVWPNAINVIPETVEFTLDFRSYDDAVVDAAVEQIREEVAHAAEREGLEYEIEEIMRVDADPFDQGCIDTVVEAAETVGCEYTRLVSGAGHDANYLNKIAPTSMIFVPSVDGISHRESEFTEWDDIVTGTEVLLNAVQTKAAE, encoded by the coding sequence ATGCCATCCGTCAGTCTCGATAGCGAGCGGTTCAGACGGCGCTTCGATACGTTCAACAAGATCGGCGCGACAGAACGGGGCGGCGTGAACAGGCCGAGCCTGTCCGACGAGAACAAGGCGGCCCGCGACACACTGGTCGAGTGGTTCCGGGAGGCCGGGCTGGAGGTCCGTATCGATACGATGGGCAACATCTTCGGTCGGCGAGACGGAACTGACAGCGACGCCGCGCCGGTTCTGTTCGGGTCACACATCGACAGCCAGTACAACGGCGGGCGGTACGACGGCGTTATCGGCGTCCTCGGTGGATTGGAAGTCATCGAGGCGTTCAACGACGCCGGCGTGACGACCGAACGTCCACTGGAGGTCGTTGACTGGAGCAACGAGGAGGGCGTCCGGTTTCAGCCGGATATGCTCGGCAGCGGTGTCTACTGTGATATCTTCGACCTCGACTACGCGTACGAGCGCGAGGACAAGGAGAGCAGGCGGTTCGGCGATGAACTCGAACGCATCGGCTACAAGGGCGAAACATCCTGTGAAGCGGATGACATCCACTGCTACTTCGAGATGCACGTCGAGCAGGGGCCGTTTCTCGAGCAGCAGGACATCCCAGTCGCCGCTGTCGAAGGCGTGTTCGGCTTTTCCTGGCTGAACGTCACTTTCGAGGGCCAAGCGAACCACGCCGGGCCGACACCGATGGATATGCGCCACGACGCGTTCGTGGCGACGGCGGACGTAACCCGCGCAGTCCGGCGGATCACAGCGACTGAAGGAACGGACCTCGTCGGGACAGTTGGCAGTGTCGACGTGTGGCCAAACGCTATCAACGTCATCCCCGAGACGGTGGAATTCACGCTCGATTTCCGCTCGTACGACGATGCTGTGGTCGACGCGGCCGTCGAACAGATCAGGGAAGAGGTCGCCCACGCGGCCGAGCGCGAAGGCCTTGAATACGAGATAGAGGAAATAATGCGGGTCGACGCGGACCCGTTCGATCAGGGCTGCATTGACACAGTCGTCGAGGCCGCCGAGACGGTCGGCTGTGAGTACACGCGACTGGTCAGCGGCGCGGGCCACGATGCGAACTACCTCAACAAGATAGCTCCGACGAGCATGATTTTCGTTCCAAGCGTCGACGGAATCAGCCATCGCGAGAGCGAATTCACCGAATGGGATGACATCGTCACCGGGACTGAGGTACTGCTGAACGCTGTGCAGACGAAGGCCGCCGAGTGA
- a CDS encoding ABC transporter ATP-binding protein: MSEHTTLRMEGILKEFPGVVANDHVNLSVERGEIHGLLGENGAGKSTLMKILYGLYSQDAGDIYLDGERLDLGSPQDAIDAGIGMVHQHFMLIPRLTVAENVVLGEREPATAFRGDAEDSWLPAAVRNNSLVQSLAGQFSLGLDVPEQRIQDLADQYGFDIDVSAKIWELDVGQQQRVEILKALYRDVDLLILDEPTAVLTPTEAERLFDSLERLTDEGLSIIFITHKLTEVDAIVDRVTVLREGENVGTAELSSVSRADLAEMMVGREVLFEIDREAIDLGDPVLRARGVEATDNRDIEALSGIDLTVRQGEIVGIAGVSGNGQKELAEVMAGIRDVTAGELVVNGEDITGAKPKTFVDSGVSFVPEDRLQYGCAEDLSVMHNATMKDFRDSRFGDRPFLDYGELRDYAETLVDEFDVRGVSDVTETQAGDLSGGNLQKLILAREIYRDPDLLIANQPTRGVDVGAIEFIRETLLEQRKAGTGIILLSEDLDEIFDLSDRILVVYEGEFVYETTPAEADRERIGLEMTGGGGDDGKTVAPPQHGATQESES, from the coding sequence ATGTCCGAACACACCACGCTCAGGATGGAGGGGATTCTGAAGGAGTTCCCTGGGGTCGTCGCCAACGACCACGTCAACCTCTCCGTCGAGCGCGGGGAAATCCACGGCCTCCTCGGCGAAAACGGCGCGGGAAAGAGTACGCTGATGAAGATTCTGTACGGGCTTTACTCGCAGGACGCCGGCGATATCTATCTCGACGGCGAGCGACTCGATCTGGGGTCCCCACAGGACGCCATCGACGCCGGCATCGGGATGGTCCACCAGCACTTCATGCTGATTCCACGCCTCACAGTCGCCGAGAACGTCGTACTCGGTGAACGTGAGCCGGCCACAGCGTTCCGCGGCGATGCGGAGGACAGCTGGCTCCCGGCGGCAGTCCGGAACAACAGTCTCGTCCAATCGCTCGCCGGACAGTTTTCGCTAGGTCTCGATGTGCCCGAGCAACGGATTCAGGATTTGGCCGACCAGTACGGGTTCGACATCGACGTGAGCGCAAAGATCTGGGAGCTTGATGTCGGCCAGCAACAGCGCGTCGAGATACTCAAGGCGCTGTACCGGGATGTCGACCTCCTGATTCTCGACGAACCCACGGCAGTCCTCACGCCGACCGAGGCTGAGCGGCTCTTCGACTCGCTCGAACGGCTGACCGACGAAGGACTCTCGATAATCTTCATTACGCACAAGCTCACTGAGGTCGACGCCATCGTCGACCGGGTGACGGTGCTCCGGGAGGGAGAAAACGTTGGCACCGCCGAGTTGTCGTCAGTCTCCCGGGCGGACCTCGCGGAGATGATGGTCGGTCGCGAAGTCCTGTTCGAAATAGACAGGGAAGCGATCGACTTGGGCGACCCAGTTTTACGCGCACGCGGGGTCGAAGCCACCGACAATCGAGATATCGAAGCGCTCTCGGGTATTGACCTGACGGTTCGGCAGGGCGAAATCGTCGGGATTGCGGGCGTCAGCGGTAACGGCCAGAAGGAGCTCGCGGAGGTCATGGCCGGCATTCGGGACGTGACGGCCGGCGAGCTAGTGGTCAACGGTGAAGACATTACCGGCGCGAAACCGAAGACGTTCGTCGACAGCGGCGTCTCGTTCGTCCCCGAGGACCGGCTCCAGTACGGCTGTGCCGAGGACCTCTCGGTGATGCACAACGCCACGATGAAAGACTTCAGGGACAGCCGGTTTGGCGACCGGCCGTTTCTGGACTACGGGGAACTCCGCGACTACGCCGAAACACTGGTCGATGAGTTCGATGTCCGCGGCGTCAGCGACGTGACTGAGACACAGGCCGGCGACCTTTCCGGGGGGAACCTCCAGAAACTCATTCTGGCGCGGGAAATCTACCGCGACCCGGACCTCCTCATTGCGAACCAACCGACCCGCGGCGTCGACGTCGGAGCAATCGAGTTCATCAGGGAGACGTTGCTCGAACAGCGCAAGGCAGGAACGGGTATCATCCTCCTCTCGGAGGACTTAGACGAGATATTCGACCTGAGCGACAGGATTCTCGTCGTGTACGAGGGTGAGTTCGTCTACGAGACGACACCGGCCGAAGCCGACCGGGAACGGATCGGTCTGGAGATGACCGGTGGTGGTGGAGACGACGGCAAGACGGTTGCGCCGCCCCAGCACGGAGCCACACAGGAGAGTGAGAGCTGA